In Actinoplanes sp. NBC_00393, a single genomic region encodes these proteins:
- a CDS encoding ABC transporter permease, with product MSTATVEELTEVAAPEPFWTRQRRLGLGLIIVGGLAAVLFGALAPSEAARFTLSEDAEGAAISINGQLGAILFGVLTVVTGGVLFSGRAKQYQNLLLSLGILSFVLSFLCWQVAGKFLPLVDTTSGTLQLALPLILGALAGVLGERSGVVNVAIEGQFLMGAFAGALIGTMAGSVWAGLISAAVGGVIIAAILAVLSIRYLVDQVVVGMVLNLFALGITGFLYERLMQTDATSYNTPPQMPTWSIPGLSDIPVIGPVLFRANLLVWVALLLVVVIFFALSRTRWGLRTRAVGEHPTAADTVGVRVRGLRYMNVLLGGVVAGLGGAYFTLVATGSFTKNMTAGAGFIALAALIFGRYSPIGALGAALFFGFAQKLATYLSAVGSPVPSQFLNMLPYIATIIAVAGLVGRVRAPAADGLPYVKG from the coding sequence ATGTCGACCGCGACTGTGGAGGAGCTGACCGAGGTCGCCGCTCCGGAGCCGTTCTGGACCCGGCAGCGCCGCCTCGGCCTGGGCCTGATCATCGTCGGCGGCCTGGCCGCCGTGCTGTTCGGCGCGCTCGCCCCGAGCGAGGCCGCGCGCTTCACGCTCAGCGAGGACGCCGAGGGCGCCGCGATCTCGATCAACGGTCAGCTCGGCGCGATCCTGTTCGGCGTGCTGACCGTGGTGACGGGTGGGGTGCTCTTCAGCGGGCGCGCCAAGCAGTACCAGAACCTGTTGCTCAGCCTCGGCATCCTGTCCTTCGTCCTGTCGTTCCTGTGCTGGCAGGTGGCGGGCAAGTTCCTGCCGCTGGTGGACACCACGAGCGGCACCCTGCAGCTGGCTCTGCCGCTGATCCTGGGCGCGCTGGCCGGTGTGCTCGGCGAGCGCTCCGGTGTGGTGAACGTGGCGATCGAGGGCCAGTTCCTGATGGGCGCGTTCGCCGGCGCACTGATCGGCACGATGGCCGGCAGCGTCTGGGCCGGCCTGATCAGCGCCGCGGTCGGCGGTGTGATCATCGCCGCCATCCTGGCCGTGCTCTCCATCCGCTACCTGGTCGACCAGGTCGTGGTCGGTATGGTGCTCAACCTCTTCGCGCTGGGCATCACCGGCTTCCTCTACGAGCGGCTGATGCAGACCGACGCGACCAGTTACAACACCCCGCCGCAGATGCCCACCTGGAGCATCCCCGGACTCTCCGACATCCCGGTGATCGGCCCGGTGCTCTTCCGGGCGAACCTGCTGGTCTGGGTGGCGCTGCTGCTGGTCGTGGTGATCTTCTTCGCGCTGAGCCGGACTCGCTGGGGCCTGCGCACCCGGGCGGTCGGCGAGCACCCGACGGCAGCCGACACCGTGGGTGTCCGGGTGCGTGGCCTGCGGTACATGAACGTGCTGCTCGGCGGGGTGGTGGCCGGCCTCGGCGGCGCCTACTTCACCCTGGTGGCGACCGGCAGCTTCACCAAGAACATGACCGCGGGCGCCGGCTTCATCGCGCTGGCCGCCCTGATCTTCGGCCGGTACTCGCCGATCGGGGCGCTCGGCGCGGCGCTCTTCTTCGGCTTCGCCCAGAAGCTCGCGACCTACCTGAGCGCGGTCGGCAGCCCGGTGCCCAGCCAGTTCCTCAACATGCTGCCGTACATCGCGACCATCATCGCGGTGGCCGGCCTGGTCGGACGGGTGCGTGCCCCGGCTGCAGACGGTCTCCCCTACGTCAAGGGCTGA
- a CDS encoding ABC transporter permease — MTAEPRKSDEDSFVSHFVRNLWSANSVTVTLLSAFLAVVIGAVLIVVSDSEVLAKFGYFTARPSDAISSSWELISTAYSDLLKGALGDPAAYQAWFSGTGTWQEAFAPLSETLTYAAPLVFTGLSVALAFRGGLFNIGAQGQAVLGCITAGVVGFSFGLPIVLNLLIALIAGVIGGAIWGFIPGILKARTGAHEVITTIMLNYIASLFLSWLVLQKGVQDPDRTDAISKAVAESAQLPSFGGVLRVHLGILIAVAVTFGVAWLLNRSAFGFELRAVGANPHAAETAGISVAKTYALLMAVAGGLAGLGGATQVLGTAHALTPAVAGNIGFDGLLVALLGRNKPWSTFFAALLFGALRAGGNRMQTFSGISLELVTVLQALIVIFIAAPALVKAIFRLRASRSMRPGVTLAKG, encoded by the coding sequence GTGACCGCCGAGCCGCGGAAGTCTGACGAGGACTCCTTCGTCAGCCATTTCGTACGCAACCTGTGGTCGGCGAACAGCGTCACGGTCACCCTGCTGTCGGCGTTCCTGGCCGTGGTGATCGGCGCGGTCCTCATCGTGGTCTCCGACTCGGAGGTGCTGGCGAAGTTCGGGTACTTCACCGCCCGGCCGAGCGACGCCATCTCGTCGAGCTGGGAACTGATCAGCACCGCGTACTCGGACCTGCTCAAGGGCGCGCTGGGGGACCCGGCGGCGTACCAGGCCTGGTTCTCCGGAACCGGCACCTGGCAGGAAGCGTTCGCCCCGCTCTCGGAGACGCTCACCTACGCGGCGCCGCTGGTCTTCACCGGCCTCTCGGTGGCGCTGGCGTTCCGCGGTGGCCTGTTCAACATCGGCGCCCAGGGCCAGGCGGTGCTCGGCTGCATCACGGCCGGGGTCGTCGGCTTCTCGTTCGGCCTGCCGATCGTGCTTAACCTGCTGATCGCGCTCATCGCCGGCGTCATCGGCGGTGCGATCTGGGGGTTCATCCCGGGCATCCTCAAGGCCCGCACCGGGGCCCACGAGGTGATCACCACGATCATGCTGAACTACATCGCCAGCCTCTTCCTGTCCTGGCTGGTGCTGCAGAAGGGCGTCCAGGACCCGGACCGGACCGACGCGATCAGCAAGGCCGTCGCCGAGTCCGCACAGCTGCCGTCGTTCGGCGGGGTGCTCCGGGTGCACCTGGGCATCCTCATCGCGGTGGCCGTCACCTTCGGCGTGGCCTGGCTGCTCAACCGGTCCGCGTTCGGCTTCGAGCTGCGTGCCGTCGGCGCCAACCCGCACGCCGCGGAGACCGCGGGTATCAGCGTGGCCAAGACGTACGCGCTGCTGATGGCCGTCGCCGGTGGCCTCGCCGGCCTGGGCGGCGCCACGCAGGTGCTCGGCACCGCCCACGCGCTGACCCCGGCCGTGGCCGGCAACATCGGCTTCGACGGTCTGCTGGTCGCGCTGCTCGGCCGCAACAAGCCGTGGAGCACCTTCTTCGCGGCGCTGCTGTTCGGCGCCCTGCGGGCCGGCGGCAACCGGATGCAGACCTTCTCCGGCATCTCGCTGGAGCTGGTCACCGTCCTGCAGGCCCTGATCGTCATCTTCATCGCCGCCCCCGCACTGGTTAAGGCGATCTTCCGACTCCGCGCCAGCCGCAGCATGCGGCCCGGCGTGACCCTGGCGAAGGGCTGA
- a CDS encoding ABC transporter ATP-binding protein, translated as MANDHIDITVEPGEVHALLGENGAGKSTLMNQLYGLLQPDEGQIIVNDEPKVFRSPRDAIAAGIGMVHQHFMLVPVFTVAENIALGHEEVRGGPLGWLDRRRSRRDVLETSKKYGLPVDPDALVEDLPVGAQQRVEIVKALTRDVDLLILDEPTAVLTPQETEELLTVMRSLTELGKSIVFITHKLKEVKSIADRITVIRRGKVVGTATPQTSEDELASLMVGRAVSLEVSKTPAEPGRNVLQISGLVVEDDRGARAVDGLDLVVRAGEVLGIAGVQGNGQEELVEAIMGLRPVRAGSVELDNEDLSGMSTKKILRSGVGYIPEDRSHDGVVKEFTVAENLVLDMYDRAPYGNAFKLNPAKVGESARERIEQFDIRCQGPETAVGTLSGGNQQKVVVAREMSRPLRLFIASQPTRGVDVGSIEFIHGRIIHERDQGTAVLVVSSELDEVVGLADRVAVMYRGRILAVVSPDTPREEIGLLMAGITGGEEESK; from the coding sequence GTGGCCAACGACCACATCGACATCACCGTCGAACCCGGCGAGGTGCATGCCCTCCTCGGCGAGAACGGCGCGGGCAAGTCCACGCTGATGAACCAGCTCTACGGCCTGCTGCAGCCGGACGAGGGCCAGATCATCGTGAACGACGAGCCGAAGGTCTTCCGCAGCCCGCGGGACGCCATCGCGGCCGGCATCGGCATGGTCCACCAGCACTTCATGCTGGTCCCGGTCTTCACCGTGGCGGAGAACATCGCGCTCGGCCACGAGGAGGTGCGCGGCGGCCCGCTCGGCTGGCTGGACCGCCGGCGCTCCCGCCGCGACGTCCTCGAGACCTCCAAGAAGTACGGCCTGCCGGTCGACCCGGACGCGCTGGTCGAGGACCTGCCGGTCGGCGCCCAGCAGCGGGTGGAGATCGTCAAGGCGCTGACCCGCGACGTGGACCTGCTGATCCTGGACGAGCCGACCGCGGTGCTGACCCCGCAGGAGACCGAGGAACTGCTCACGGTGATGCGCTCGCTCACCGAGCTCGGCAAGTCGATCGTCTTCATCACCCACAAGCTCAAAGAGGTCAAGTCGATCGCCGACCGGATCACCGTGATCCGGCGCGGCAAGGTGGTCGGCACCGCCACCCCGCAGACCAGCGAGGACGAGCTCGCCTCCCTGATGGTCGGCCGCGCGGTCAGCCTGGAGGTCAGCAAGACCCCGGCTGAGCCCGGCCGCAACGTGCTGCAGATCTCCGGCCTGGTCGTCGAGGACGACCGTGGCGCCCGCGCCGTGGACGGTCTGGACCTGGTGGTGCGCGCCGGTGAGGTGCTCGGCATCGCCGGTGTGCAGGGCAACGGCCAGGAGGAGCTGGTCGAGGCGATCATGGGCCTCCGCCCGGTGCGGGCCGGCTCGGTCGAGCTGGACAACGAGGACCTGTCCGGCATGAGCACCAAGAAGATCCTGCGCTCCGGCGTCGGCTACATCCCCGAGGACCGCAGCCACGACGGCGTGGTGAAGGAGTTCACCGTCGCCGAGAACCTGGTCCTCGACATGTACGACCGGGCGCCGTACGGCAACGCGTTCAAGCTCAACCCGGCCAAGGTCGGCGAGTCGGCGCGGGAGCGGATCGAGCAGTTCGACATCCGCTGTCAGGGCCCGGAGACCGCGGTCGGCACCCTGTCCGGCGGTAACCAGCAGAAGGTCGTGGTGGCCCGGGAGATGTCCCGCCCGCTGCGCCTGTTCATCGCGTCGCAGCCGACCCGTGGTGTGGACGTCGGGTCGATCGAGTTCATCCACGGCCGGATCATCCACGAGCGCGACCAGGGCACCGCGGTGCTCGTGGTCTCGAGTGAGCTCGACGAGGTGGTCGGGCTCGCGGACCGGGTCGCGGTGATGTACCGCGGCCGGATCCTGGCCGTCGTCTCCCCGGACACCCCCCGCGAGGAGATCGGTCTGCTGATGGCCGGCATCACCGGCGGAGAAGAGGAGTCCAAGTGA